A genome region from Streptomyces sp. SAI-135 includes the following:
- a CDS encoding CoA transferase — MSYALHEGITWPGDLPDDEPQEHFAFLGRLRVLEVGDELGEYCGKVLAGLGADVVRVEPPGGAQTRTYGPFLDDEPHPDRSLYFWHHNLGKRSIVLDLDSETDQERFRDLATQADVILDSMPRDHLAERGLGYDVLRQTRPGLIHARISPFGDIGPWRDYAGSDLVHLALGGVMMNCGYDPDPTHGYDTPPIAPQMWQAYYIAGEMAAMSILAALTYRLHTGRGQALSTSVHQAVSQNTETDLPDWIYLKQVHRRVTCRHSTTSARSPSIAQTKDGRYVLPYRTYVRSQGDEWDATVELLRKYGFEANLGDPKYATDYRNSEEARDRLAHQVNLLLGQTLFERDVWRDAQALNLPWTPVRRPEENATDEHWLQRGAFFDVYHPELDRTFLYTGGKWVTEEFEWPRGPRPPLVGEHTEEIEAEWKGSRPEQRPAFTSPRNETIVNSPHGKPFALSGVRVVDMSWMLASAGAGRFLAAAGADVIKVEHISRPDRMRFSPLGACPPGGRAEREAAVTALPTPAYTGDDGSPNRSGSFMEINAGKRSLSLNLKHPEARKILEDLIRDADMVLEGFSPGTMTRMGLGYDRLRELNPRIIYVQQSGLGERGSYGKVRTFGPSAQAISGISDMSGLPAPFPPAGIGYSYLDWFGAYNMSTAILAALYRRDVTGRGCHIDASQGETGLYLTGTAILDKTANGRDWARYGNASPYKKAAPHGAFPTRGDDRWLALAAFTDAHWYGVTDVLGLEELRDDHRFTRLADRIEHAEALDRLVAEATRNRDGFELMHELQARGVPAGVCQTAQDRYEADPQLDALGWLVELEQSELGRWPVKGHPTWFSETPTYIGGRYDRSGPSYGEDTDQVLEELAGLDPERIARLRADGAL; from the coding sequence ATGAGCTACGCCCTGCACGAGGGGATCACCTGGCCCGGCGACCTGCCGGACGACGAGCCCCAAGAGCACTTCGCGTTCCTGGGTCGGCTGCGTGTTCTCGAGGTCGGCGACGAACTCGGCGAGTACTGCGGGAAGGTCCTGGCCGGCCTCGGCGCGGATGTGGTGCGGGTCGAGCCGCCGGGCGGAGCGCAGACCAGGACGTACGGCCCCTTCCTCGATGACGAGCCGCACCCCGATCGGAGCCTGTACTTCTGGCACCACAACCTGGGGAAGCGCTCGATCGTCCTCGACCTCGACTCGGAAACCGATCAGGAGCGATTCCGTGACCTGGCCACCCAGGCGGACGTGATCCTCGACAGTATGCCGCGGGACCACCTGGCCGAACGTGGCCTTGGATACGACGTGCTGCGTCAGACCCGGCCGGGCCTGATCCACGCGAGGATCTCTCCGTTCGGCGACATCGGCCCCTGGCGGGACTACGCCGGCAGCGACCTGGTCCATCTCGCCCTGGGCGGGGTGATGATGAACTGCGGCTACGACCCTGACCCCACCCATGGGTACGACACCCCACCCATCGCTCCCCAGATGTGGCAGGCGTACTACATCGCCGGCGAGATGGCGGCGATGTCGATCCTGGCGGCTTTGACCTACCGGCTGCACACCGGACGAGGACAAGCGCTGTCGACCAGCGTGCACCAGGCAGTCAGCCAGAACACCGAGACAGACCTACCGGACTGGATCTATCTCAAGCAGGTCCACCGCCGCGTCACATGCAGGCACTCGACCACCTCGGCTCGCAGCCCGTCGATCGCTCAGACCAAGGACGGCCGCTACGTCCTGCCGTACCGGACCTACGTCCGCTCCCAGGGCGACGAATGGGACGCCACCGTAGAGCTCCTGCGCAAGTACGGCTTTGAGGCCAACCTGGGCGACCCCAAGTACGCCACGGACTACCGGAACAGCGAGGAGGCGCGGGACCGGCTGGCGCATCAGGTCAACCTCCTTCTCGGGCAGACCCTGTTCGAGCGAGACGTGTGGCGTGACGCACAGGCGTTGAATCTTCCGTGGACACCAGTACGGCGTCCCGAGGAAAACGCGACGGACGAGCACTGGTTGCAGAGGGGCGCCTTCTTCGACGTCTATCACCCCGAACTCGACCGCACCTTCCTCTACACGGGCGGGAAGTGGGTCACGGAGGAGTTCGAATGGCCCCGGGGACCTCGGCCGCCGCTGGTCGGTGAACACACCGAGGAGATAGAGGCCGAGTGGAAAGGCAGCCGGCCGGAACAGCGACCTGCTTTTACCTCGCCGCGCAACGAGACGATCGTCAACAGCCCGCACGGCAAGCCGTTCGCCCTGTCCGGCGTGCGGGTCGTCGACATGAGCTGGATGCTGGCGAGCGCGGGCGCAGGTCGTTTCCTCGCCGCTGCGGGTGCCGATGTCATCAAGGTCGAGCACATCAGCCGGCCGGACCGAATGAGGTTCAGTCCACTCGGCGCCTGCCCACCGGGGGGTCGCGCCGAACGGGAGGCCGCGGTGACCGCCCTGCCCACCCCCGCCTACACCGGGGACGACGGCAGTCCGAACCGCAGTGGCTCCTTCATGGAGATCAACGCCGGCAAGCGCTCGCTCTCCCTCAACCTGAAGCATCCCGAGGCACGGAAGATCCTCGAAGACCTGATACGGGACGCCGACATGGTCCTGGAGGGGTTCTCGCCCGGCACGATGACCCGGATGGGACTGGGTTACGACCGCCTGCGCGAACTCAACCCCCGCATCATCTATGTGCAGCAGAGCGGCCTGGGCGAACGGGGCAGCTACGGCAAGGTGCGTACGTTCGGGCCGAGCGCCCAGGCCATCTCCGGGATCAGCGACATGTCGGGACTGCCCGCCCCCTTCCCGCCGGCCGGGATCGGCTACTCCTACCTGGACTGGTTCGGCGCGTACAACATGTCGACGGCCATACTCGCCGCGCTCTACCGCCGAGACGTCACGGGACGGGGGTGCCACATCGACGCTTCCCAGGGCGAGACGGGCCTGTACCTCACCGGAACGGCCATCCTCGACAAGACCGCCAATGGCCGTGACTGGGCGCGCTACGGCAACGCCTCGCCGTACAAGAAGGCAGCTCCGCACGGAGCGTTCCCCACACGGGGCGACGACCGTTGGCTGGCACTGGCGGCATTCACCGATGCCCACTGGTACGGCGTGACCGACGTCCTCGGTCTTGAGGAACTGCGTGACGACCACCGCTTCACCAGACTGGCGGACCGGATCGAGCACGCCGAGGCGCTCGACCGCCTCGTGGCCGAGGCGACACGAAACCGGGACGGCTTCGAGCTCATGCACGAACTACAAGCCAGAGGAGTGCCCGCCGGCGTGTGCCAGACCGCGCAAGACCGCTACGAGGCGGACCCGCAACTGGACGCACTCGGCTGGCTCGTAGAGCTGGAGCAGAGCGAACTCGGCCGCTGGCCGGTCAAGGGACATCCGACCTGGTTCTCCGAGACCCCCACCTACATCGGCGGCAGGTACGACCGATCGGGGCCGAGCTACGGTGAGGACACCGACCAAGTGCTCGAGGAACTCGCCGGGCTGGACCCCGAGCGGATCGCCAGGCTGCGGGCCGACGGAGCGCTCTGA
- the otnK gene encoding 3-oxo-tetronate kinase translates to MIGVIADDVTGATDAALAFRRTGMRCGVYFGTPHPSDVQSGLDVVVIALKSRTIPAREAVAQSLGAAQTLQAIGARQLFFKYCSTFDSTANGNIGPVLDALVDLLQVDAVVTTPATPEHGRTTFNGYLFVNNELLAESSMRNHPLTPMRDSSLTRLMNAQSTGSSVVVDHDVVRRGSEAIRSAVDGTRHAARYLFPDAATEEDLLSIAQAVLDEPLVAGAAGLAGAIGRAHGSRDAAARARVSESAPTGRAVVLAGSCSRRTLEQIDRMLHAERPAHRLDAFESDDPERLAQGALDWYDALPAGPAPLIYSSLAPAALRKVQDAIGVERSAEIFEGAFAHIARGLRERGVTRFVAAGGETSGSLVAALGIRGGVVGLEAARGVPWIHTDRNLDVLLKSGNFGEPDLLVAASDGSS, encoded by the coding sequence ATGATTGGTGTCATCGCCGACGACGTCACCGGCGCCACCGATGCCGCCTTGGCGTTTCGCCGCACGGGAATGCGGTGCGGGGTGTATTTCGGCACCCCCCATCCGTCCGACGTGCAGTCCGGCCTCGACGTCGTGGTGATCGCTCTCAAGTCCCGTACGATCCCCGCACGTGAGGCAGTGGCGCAATCGCTCGGCGCCGCACAGACGCTGCAGGCGATCGGCGCACGGCAGCTCTTCTTCAAGTACTGCTCCACCTTCGACTCCACCGCGAACGGCAACATCGGGCCCGTCCTCGACGCCCTCGTCGATCTGCTGCAGGTCGACGCCGTGGTGACCACACCGGCCACCCCGGAGCATGGGCGCACGACGTTCAACGGGTATCTGTTCGTGAACAACGAGCTGCTGGCCGAGTCCTCCATGCGGAATCATCCGCTCACCCCGATGCGGGATTCCTCACTCACCCGTCTCATGAACGCACAGTCCACGGGCAGCAGCGTCGTCGTCGATCACGACGTCGTCCGCCGCGGCTCGGAAGCGATCCGGAGCGCGGTGGACGGGACGCGCCACGCGGCGCGCTATCTGTTCCCGGACGCGGCAACGGAAGAGGACCTCCTCTCGATCGCGCAGGCTGTCCTTGACGAACCGCTGGTCGCAGGTGCCGCTGGACTGGCGGGCGCGATCGGACGCGCGCATGGATCGAGAGACGCCGCAGCACGCGCACGCGTGAGCGAGAGCGCGCCGACCGGCCGGGCCGTCGTTCTCGCGGGAAGCTGCTCTCGACGCACCCTCGAACAGATCGACCGGATGCTGCACGCGGAACGACCGGCGCATCGCCTGGACGCGTTCGAGTCGGACGATCCCGAACGCCTCGCGCAGGGCGCGCTCGACTGGTACGACGCGCTTCCGGCCGGTCCGGCTCCGCTGATCTACTCGTCGCTCGCTCCGGCAGCGCTCCGCAAGGTGCAGGACGCGATCGGTGTGGAGCGATCAGCCGAGATCTTCGAGGGCGCCTTCGCACACATCGCCCGCGGACTGCGTGAACGCGGGGTCACTCGCTTCGTCGCCGCCGGCGGGGAGACGTCGGGGTCGTTGGTGGCTGCCCTTGGCATCCGAGGCGGTGTCGTCGGGTTGGAGGCCGCCCGGGGTGTGCCGTGGATCCACACCGACCGAAATCTGGACGTGCTGCTCAAGTCTGGAAACTTCGGCGAGCCGGACCTTCTCGTCGCAGCCTCGGACGGCAGTTCGTGA
- a CDS encoding zinc ribbon domain-containing protein, whose product MCPWAASIPRTRSKTCAECGRVDQRGRVDQGLFIWRGCGGVAHADRNASHTLATRGANVWSAGRIGMSGRK is encoded by the coding sequence TTGTGCCCCTGGGCTGCGTCGATCCCGCGTACACGTTCCAAGACATGCGCCGAGTGCGGCCGCGTCGACCAACGCGGCCGTGTCGACCAGGGACTTTTCATCTGGCGGGGATGCGGGGGCGTTGCCCACGCCGACCGGAATGCTTCCCACACTCTCGCCACCCGTGGCGCGAACGTGTGGAGCGCGGGGCGGATAGGCATGTCTGGACGGAAATAG
- a CDS encoding thiolase family protein — protein MTAAAIRGALSDAGLTAKDVTGVNILPGLDYQNGSRKFGYAMGIPYFWAGRAMPGAASVLEAATAIEAGVTDVVVLAAGEAGIHQDSASTAPWTRPSNEFIECWGLMTPAEFALSAKEYMHRFSVDPAKVAHVAAVIRNNGSRNPEAVYYGRGPFTAADILASRMVADPYHLLECATTAEGGSALVLTTAERAQDLPGVAVSVLGGGSESWGPSYTHPPTYDRVGMLGRGAADRAFAHTGLAREDVDVFELYDNFSWEIIRYFEAFGYCGVGEGPDFVAEGAIEVSGRYPVVTDGGTMSHSHTGESQRIQRVVQAVRQLRGTSAANQLPDPEIALVAALGDVVLLGRTLARI, from the coding sequence GTGACCGCAGCTGCGATCCGGGGCGCACTGAGCGACGCCGGGCTCACGGCCAAAGACGTCACCGGCGTCAACATCCTGCCGGGACTGGACTATCAGAATGGCTCGCGCAAGTTCGGCTATGCGATGGGCATCCCCTACTTCTGGGCCGGACGCGCCATGCCGGGCGCTGCATCGGTTCTCGAAGCAGCCACCGCGATCGAGGCCGGCGTCACCGATGTCGTCGTGCTGGCCGCCGGCGAGGCCGGGATCCACCAGGACTCCGCGAGCACGGCTCCCTGGACCCGTCCGTCCAACGAATTCATTGAATGCTGGGGGCTGATGACCCCCGCCGAGTTCGCCCTGTCGGCCAAGGAGTACATGCACAGGTTCTCGGTCGACCCGGCGAAGGTTGCGCATGTCGCAGCGGTGATCCGCAACAACGGCTCGCGCAACCCGGAGGCCGTCTACTACGGTCGCGGCCCGTTCACGGCAGCGGACATCCTTGCTTCACGGATGGTCGCGGACCCCTACCACCTGCTCGAATGCGCCACGACTGCGGAAGGAGGCAGCGCTCTCGTCCTCACCACAGCCGAGCGCGCTCAGGACCTCCCGGGCGTCGCCGTCTCCGTGCTCGGTGGCGGTTCCGAGAGCTGGGGGCCGAGCTACACGCACCCGCCGACGTATGACCGGGTCGGGATGCTGGGCCGGGGCGCCGCCGACCGTGCCTTCGCGCACACCGGGCTTGCCCGTGAGGATGTCGACGTCTTCGAGCTCTACGACAACTTCAGCTGGGAGATCATCAGGTACTTCGAGGCGTTCGGATACTGCGGTGTCGGCGAAGGACCGGACTTCGTCGCCGAGGGCGCGATTGAGGTGTCCGGACGTTATCCGGTGGTGACGGACGGCGGCACGATGTCGCATTCGCACACTGGGGAGTCGCAGCGGATCCAGCGGGTCGTCCAAGCGGTGCGCCAGCTTCGCGGCACCTCTGCGGCCAACCAGCTGCCCGACCCGGAGATCGCGCTCGTGGCCGCGCTCGGTGACGTGGTGCTCCTCGGGCGGACTCTCGCCAGGATTTGA
- a CDS encoding aspartate/glutamate racemase family protein, producing MSSTPKIALISAVPAAIPAARAALRDTLPDAVVWNILDDRLLVDAVSHGGLDSGLRHRMQRLIGHALAEDVDAVLLTCSVYAPVAQGTDAGVPVMAPDEAAFADIAAAGYASVLVLASVDTARDDSVERLQTALRDAGADSRVVGLSVPAALAAATAGDHDALVAAFADACVNLPDDVEAIFLAQYSLASAGDALQAAVGFPVVSGPKSAAAALLRLMSDRNDQ from the coding sequence ATGAGCAGCACTCCGAAGATCGCGCTCATCAGCGCCGTGCCCGCGGCCATCCCCGCCGCACGTGCCGCGCTGCGCGACACCCTGCCCGACGCGGTCGTGTGGAACATCCTCGACGACCGACTGCTGGTCGACGCGGTCAGCCACGGGGGCCTGGATTCCGGTCTACGGCACCGCATGCAGCGCCTGATCGGACATGCCCTCGCGGAGGACGTGGACGCGGTGTTGCTCACCTGCTCCGTGTACGCCCCGGTCGCACAGGGCACGGACGCCGGTGTGCCGGTGATGGCGCCCGACGAGGCCGCCTTCGCCGACATCGCCGCGGCCGGCTACGCATCGGTGCTTGTTCTGGCCTCCGTCGACACCGCGCGCGACGACTCGGTGGAGCGTCTGCAGACGGCGCTTCGCGATGCCGGTGCGGACAGCCGGGTCGTCGGACTGTCCGTGCCCGCCGCGCTGGCCGCGGCGACAGCGGGAGATCATGACGCCCTGGTCGCCGCGTTCGCAGATGCCTGCGTGAACCTGCCCGACGACGTCGAAGCCATCTTCCTCGCCCAGTACTCGCTCGCGTCCGCGGGTGACGCGCTGCAGGCGGCAGTGGGGTTTCCGGTTGTCTCGGGCCCGAAGAGCGCGGCGGCCGCCCTGCTCCGGCTCATGTCCGATAGGAACGATCAATGA
- a CDS encoding MFS transporter, with amino-acid sequence MKSAESPELLRTAPRSETRKVTTAGAIGFFVENYDNSVYGFLAGIIAIVFFPEGAESVALIFTFGLFAVSFVFRPVGGVLLGMMSDRVGRRPAMVLALTLMAGATTVIGLLPGYSSWGVGSVLLLLAMRMIQGISVGGEVSAAMSFVGEHAPPNRRAFLMSFPQAGSTLANLVGNGSAFLLTSTLSSAAMESWGWRIPFLIAAPMGVVGFYIRRRLEDTPAFLAIQEEGKIVRNPLRDVFTRDNRRQLALAFSLPMLNSAGFFVLFVFMPTYLSSQLDYTRPSGLVVSACALACATIAIPFFARISDRVGRRPVILTSCGAIIVLSVPIYLVLGIGELPLAGLAGGVIGIAFAGNYSVIHPMMLELFPSHMRTTAYSLGYNVTTAVLGGAAPLILSALYVSTGNVLLPAFFVALSAVGTAIAAYVNKETAGKSLTEFA; translated from the coding sequence GTGAAATCTGCTGAATCCCCCGAACTGCTGCGCACCGCACCACGTTCCGAGACCCGCAAGGTCACCACCGCGGGCGCGATCGGGTTCTTCGTCGAGAACTACGACAACTCGGTCTATGGCTTTCTCGCCGGAATCATCGCCATCGTCTTCTTCCCGGAAGGCGCGGAGTCGGTCGCGCTGATCTTCACGTTCGGTCTCTTCGCCGTGTCATTCGTCTTCCGCCCGGTCGGCGGCGTGCTGCTCGGCATGATGTCCGACCGTGTCGGTCGGCGCCCGGCCATGGTGCTCGCGCTGACCTTGATGGCGGGAGCCACGACAGTGATCGGCCTGCTGCCGGGCTACTCGTCGTGGGGCGTCGGCTCCGTACTGCTTCTGCTCGCCATGCGCATGATCCAGGGCATCTCCGTGGGAGGCGAAGTGTCGGCCGCCATGTCGTTCGTGGGCGAGCACGCCCCGCCGAACCGACGGGCCTTCCTCATGTCGTTCCCCCAGGCGGGCAGCACTCTTGCCAACCTTGTCGGCAACGGATCGGCCTTCCTTCTGACATCGACACTTTCGTCGGCAGCCATGGAGAGCTGGGGCTGGCGCATTCCGTTCCTCATTGCGGCGCCGATGGGGGTCGTCGGTTTCTACATTCGCCGGAGGCTCGAAGACACTCCCGCCTTCCTCGCGATCCAAGAGGAAGGAAAGATCGTTCGCAACCCGCTGCGTGACGTGTTCACCCGTGACAATCGTCGGCAGCTGGCGCTGGCGTTCTCCCTGCCCATGCTGAACAGCGCGGGATTCTTTGTGCTCTTTGTCTTCATGCCGACCTATCTCAGCAGCCAGCTCGATTACACGCGCCCCAGTGGCCTTGTCGTCAGCGCCTGCGCCCTGGCGTGCGCGACAATCGCGATTCCGTTCTTCGCGCGCATTTCAGATCGCGTCGGGCGCCGCCCGGTGATACTCACCTCCTGCGGCGCCATCATCGTATTGTCCGTGCCGATCTATCTTGTGCTCGGAATCGGCGAACTGCCCCTTGCCGGCCTTGCCGGTGGCGTGATCGGTATCGCTTTCGCAGGAAATTACTCGGTCATCCACCCGATGATGCTTGAGCTTTTCCCGTCGCACATGCGTACAACCGCGTACTCTTTGGGGTACAACGTGACGACCGCGGTGCTCGGAGGCGCGGCACCTCTCATTCTCAGTGCTCTCTACGTTTCGACGGGCAACGTTCTCCTGCCGGCATTCTTCGTTGCCCTGTCTGCGGTAGGGACGGCGATCGCCGCCTACGTGAACAAGGAAACGGCAGGAAAGTCGCTCACGGAGTTTGCCTGA
- a CDS encoding TIM barrel protein — translation MTHLRFDANLKWLFTEVPFEKRFDAAARAGFTAVEYASPYAYEPRRLRALLDNAGLEQILINTPMGPAGSPTRSGYACLPDAVGDYREGVLRGLEYATALGAKFLHVVGGIVPEGVNADRAFARYVANIAWAAEQARGTGIRLLLEAQNKRDAPGFVLTSQARAAAVVEAVGADTVGLLLDFYHAQIDEGDLIRTFEKHRSIALHLQIADVPDRHEPGTGEIAYSTLFRVIESSGYDGWIGCEYRPATETAAGLTWMKELAE, via the coding sequence GTGACGCATCTCCGATTCGACGCCAACCTCAAATGGCTCTTCACCGAGGTGCCGTTCGAGAAGCGGTTCGACGCCGCCGCCCGCGCCGGCTTCACCGCAGTCGAGTACGCCTCTCCCTACGCGTACGAACCCCGACGGCTACGCGCCCTGCTCGACAACGCCGGACTTGAGCAGATCCTGATCAACACCCCGATGGGCCCCGCGGGATCGCCCACGCGATCCGGCTACGCGTGCCTCCCCGACGCGGTCGGTGACTACCGTGAAGGTGTGCTCCGCGGGCTGGAGTACGCCACGGCCCTGGGAGCGAAGTTCCTGCACGTCGTGGGTGGCATCGTGCCGGAGGGCGTGAACGCCGATCGCGCCTTCGCGCGCTATGTGGCCAACATCGCCTGGGCGGCCGAGCAGGCACGCGGTACCGGCATCCGGCTACTGCTCGAGGCGCAGAACAAGCGCGACGCCCCTGGTTTCGTGCTCACCTCGCAGGCCCGCGCCGCCGCGGTCGTGGAGGCCGTCGGAGCCGACACGGTCGGGCTGTTGCTGGACTTCTACCACGCTCAGATCGATGAGGGTGACCTCATCCGCACCTTCGAGAAGCACCGCAGCATCGCGCTACACCTGCAGATCGCCGACGTACCCGACCGCCATGAACCCGGCACGGGCGAGATCGCCTACTCCACCCTGTTCCGGGTCATCGAGTCCTCGGGCTACGACGGATGGATCGGGTGCGAGTACCGGCCCGCCACCGAAACCGCAGCCGGGCTGACCTGGATGAAGGAGCTCGCGGAATGA
- a CDS encoding Zn-ribbon domain-containing OB-fold protein yields the protein MRPLPRPTALSRPFWDGCLRGKLLVQRCSGCARCFFIPSAFCPHCLHTAYEWTESAGRGHVVTCTVVWRPPTPAFEPPYVVAVVRLEEGYEMFTNIVGAEPDADLIGAAVRVRFHQESEDIALPFFELAAATRQRP from the coding sequence ATGCGCCCTCTGCCTCGGCCGACCGCCCTGTCACGCCCGTTCTGGGACGGCTGCCTCCGCGGGAAACTCCTCGTACAGCGCTGTTCCGGCTGTGCCCGCTGCTTCTTCATCCCCAGCGCTTTCTGCCCCCACTGCCTGCACACCGCCTACGAGTGGACCGAATCCGCCGGTCGCGGCCACGTCGTCACCTGCACGGTGGTCTGGCGGCCGCCGACCCCGGCCTTCGAACCGCCCTACGTCGTAGCCGTGGTCCGACTGGAGGAGGGATACGAAATGTTCACGAACATCGTCGGCGCCGAGCCGGACGCGGACCTGATCGGGGCCGCGGTCCGGGTCCGGTTCCATCAGGAGTCCGAGGACATCGCTCTGCCGTTCTTCGAGCTTGCAGCGGCGACCCGGCAGCGCCCGTGA
- a CDS encoding SMP-30/gluconolactonase/LRE family protein — MTFAESPRWRDGRLWFSDIFANRVMTVDESGRAEVVVEFTDGKRPSGLGFLPDGSLLIVNLTEPCILRRESTGEIVVHADLSDLAIGGLNDMVVDDQGRAYVGSMGTHSNAEKRPLDADGVVILVEADGSARVVAERLDAPNGPAFLDGGNTYVVAEFPAQRLTAYDRGADGSLSARRTWADLAPGSADGIAVDPAGGMWCASPWTFDVRRVLEGGAVADVVSFGDRMPLACAVGGHDGRTLFVLSCVGGAEAIAARTCTSVIETIRLTSST, encoded by the coding sequence TTGACGTTCGCCGAGAGCCCACGGTGGCGAGACGGCCGGCTCTGGTTCTCGGACATCTTCGCCAACCGCGTGATGACGGTCGACGAGTCGGGCCGAGCAGAGGTGGTGGTGGAATTCACCGACGGTAAGCGGCCCAGCGGCCTCGGCTTCCTGCCGGACGGCAGCCTGCTCATCGTCAACCTCACCGAACCGTGCATCCTGCGGCGGGAGAGCACGGGAGAGATCGTCGTCCACGCCGACCTCTCCGACCTCGCCATAGGCGGACTCAACGACATGGTCGTCGACGACCAAGGCCGCGCCTACGTCGGTTCGATGGGCACCCACTCGAACGCTGAGAAGCGTCCCCTCGACGCGGACGGCGTCGTGATCCTCGTCGAGGCGGACGGCAGCGCCAGGGTGGTCGCCGAGCGGCTCGATGCGCCCAACGGGCCGGCCTTCCTCGATGGTGGGAACACCTATGTCGTTGCCGAGTTCCCGGCCCAGCGGTTGACGGCGTACGACCGTGGGGCGGACGGCTCACTCTCCGCGCGCCGTACCTGGGCCGATCTGGCGCCGGGCAGCGCCGACGGGATCGCGGTCGACCCGGCAGGAGGGATGTGGTGCGCGTCGCCGTGGACGTTCGACGTTCGGCGGGTACTCGAAGGCGGCGCTGTCGCCGACGTCGTCAGCTTCGGCGACCGGATGCCCCTGGCTTGCGCTGTGGGCGGCCACGACGGTCGGACGCTCTTCGTCCTCAGTTGCGTCGGCGGCGCCGAAGCCATCGCCGCCCGAACCTGCACCTCGGTCATTGAGACAATCCGACTCACCTCGTCAACTTGA
- the otnC gene encoding 3-oxo-tetronate 4-phosphate decarboxylase, producing MTATERDQAAADIIDAARSVFTRGLTHGSTGNISVRTADGILVTPTGSSLGTVEASDLSLIDDRGVHLSGPRPSKEAFLHAAVLRARPGAGAVVHTHSTYSAAVSCMRDLDTDNVLPPLTAYYAMRVGRLPLLPYHAPGDTGLEAVAEATAARRHAMLLSNHGPVVAGESLSVALDALEELEETAKLVIILRGLPVNPLTAEQAAALGPQA from the coding sequence GTGACGGCGACCGAGAGGGACCAGGCCGCCGCCGACATCATCGACGCCGCCCGATCCGTCTTCACGCGGGGCCTGACCCACGGCAGCACAGGCAACATCTCTGTCCGTACGGCCGACGGCATCCTCGTCACACCCACCGGTTCCAGCCTCGGTACCGTCGAGGCGAGCGACTTGTCGCTCATCGACGACCGCGGCGTCCACCTGTCCGGGCCGAGGCCGTCGAAGGAGGCGTTCCTGCACGCCGCCGTGCTGCGTGCTCGACCGGGTGCGGGTGCGGTCGTGCACACTCACTCCACCTACAGCGCTGCCGTGTCCTGCATGCGCGATCTCGATACCGACAACGTCCTGCCTCCTCTGACCGCCTACTACGCGATGCGCGTCGGGCGACTGCCGCTTCTGCCGTACCACGCTCCCGGTGACACCGGCCTGGAGGCTGTCGCAGAGGCGACCGCGGCACGGCGGCACGCCATGCTGCTGAGCAACCACGGTCCCGTTGTCGCTGGAGAGAGCCTCTCTGTGGCTCTGGACGCCCTCGAGGAACTTGAGGAGACGGCGAAGCTCGTCATCATTCTTCGCGGGCTACCCGTGAACCCGCTCACCGCGGAGCAGGCCGCAGCCCTCGGTCCCCAGGCCTGA
- a CDS encoding GntR family transcriptional regulator yields the protein MIERPDNLTDLVFAAIRDRIVSASLPPGSSVSEATLAKELTVSKTPVREALLRMRRIGLVEPTSRGLRVTLASARSVREAFEYRAVLEADAAVYASHHATIEQLEAIANWAARTVDCARSGDSAGFRQADQEFHLAVANASGNEYMRAAIEDAFVLTVALRQRDVSLVRDLVPDALEHLEIAHALRGRDSAAASALLSGHALRIMDQLLDAMTQHDVAVTAG from the coding sequence ATGATCGAGAGGCCCGACAACCTCACCGACCTCGTGTTCGCGGCGATTCGCGACCGCATCGTCAGCGCATCGCTGCCACCCGGCAGTTCGGTCAGCGAGGCGACACTCGCCAAGGAGCTGACGGTGAGCAAGACACCCGTCCGTGAAGCGCTGCTGCGGATGCGCCGCATCGGGCTCGTGGAGCCGACATCGCGAGGACTGCGTGTCACGCTCGCCTCGGCCCGGTCGGTGCGGGAAGCGTTCGAGTACCGCGCTGTTCTGGAGGCGGACGCTGCGGTCTACGCTTCCCACCACGCCACGATCGAGCAGCTCGAGGCCATAGCAAACTGGGCGGCGAGGACCGTGGACTGCGCCCGCAGCGGTGATTCGGCCGGCTTCCGGCAGGCCGATCAGGAGTTCCACCTCGCGGTGGCGAACGCCTCGGGAAACGAGTACATGCGAGCCGCCATCGAGGACGCCTTCGTCCTCACGGTCGCGCTGCGTCAACGTGACGTCAGCCTGGTCCGCGACCTGGTCCCGGACGCGCTCGAGCACCTGGAGATCGCGCACGCCCTGCGCGGGCGCGACTCCGCCGCGGCGAGCGCCCTTCTTTCAGGCCACGCACTGCGCATCATGGACCAGTTGCTCGACGCAATGACGCAGCACGACGTCGCTGTGACAGCGGGGTGA